Proteins from one Devosia chinhatensis genomic window:
- a CDS encoding type II secretion system F family protein: MNIVELLTRGDFLIAVLAAISAAAVVFTFGTSMIGRQELKGRIKRVALERDKMRAEEMARLRGASPQDARASIRRGTETKTYMKNAVERFDLKKAFQDENTVDQLSMAGLRGQGALTTYLFQRFATPIGIFLFAALYLLVLAPGDRPAYLNLVYAIGAGLVGAYLPVLLLKNRTQKRQHSIRRAWPDCLDLLLLCVESGMSMEHAFKRVAKEIGTQSAELAEELTLTMAELSFLEDRTRAYDNLGRRTGLDGVRAVMTALIQADRYGTSVGQALRVMAEEGREARMMEAEKKAAALPPKLTVPLILFFLPVLFIVILSPAMIKVFTGSVATTIGG; this comes from the coding sequence CGTTCTGGCCGCCATTTCGGCCGCGGCGGTCGTATTCACCTTCGGCACATCCATGATCGGGCGCCAGGAGCTGAAGGGTCGCATCAAGCGCGTGGCGCTCGAGCGCGACAAGATGCGGGCCGAGGAAATGGCCCGGCTGCGTGGCGCATCTCCACAGGATGCCCGCGCCTCGATCCGGCGCGGCACCGAGACCAAGACCTACATGAAGAACGCGGTCGAACGCTTCGACCTCAAGAAGGCCTTCCAGGACGAAAATACCGTCGACCAGCTGTCCATGGCCGGCCTGCGCGGGCAGGGCGCCTTGACGACCTACCTGTTCCAGCGCTTTGCCACGCCCATCGGCATTTTCCTGTTCGCCGCCCTTTATCTGCTGGTTCTGGCTCCCGGGGACCGGCCGGCTTATCTCAACCTGGTCTATGCCATTGGCGCGGGACTGGTGGGTGCTTATCTGCCGGTGCTGCTGCTCAAGAACCGCACGCAGAAACGCCAGCATTCCATCCGCAGGGCCTGGCCCGACTGTCTCGACCTGCTGCTGCTCTGCGTGGAATCGGGCATGTCCATGGAACACGCCTTCAAGCGCGTCGCCAAGGAGATCGGCACCCAAAGCGCCGAGCTTGCCGAAGAGCTGACCCTGACCATGGCCGAACTGTCCTTCCTCGAGGATCGCACCCGCGCCTATGACAATCTGGGACGCCGCACCGGCCTCGACGGCGTCCGGGCGGTGATGACGGCGCTGATCCAGGCCGACCGCTACGGCACGTCCGTCGGCCAGGCGCTGCGGGTTATGGCCGAGGAAGGCCGCGAGGCCCGCATGATGGAGGCGGAGAAAAAGGCCGCCGCGCTGCCGCCCAAGCTGACTGTGCCGCTGATCCTGTTCTTCCTGCCGGTCCTGTTCATCGTCATCCTGTCGCCGGCCATGATCAAAGTCTTCACCGGATCGGTCGCCACAACGATCGGCGGCTGA
- a CDS encoding tetratricopeptide repeat protein, translating to MSHHRRFSRYLRPVLLGGVAALALSACASNRGQLGNSDYAALSAGQAQASLPDLTERYRRNPKDRAVVIPYANALRAAGQPDQASAALEQAMLAYPGDLAISIAYAKALTASGKFDQSLTVIANVIRPDAPDWNALLVQGATLDQMGQHDHARRIYAQAAVIAPGQASIETNLGLSYAMTNDLARAEQHLRRALQMRGASAQTRQNLALVVGLQGRFNEARAFYAADLPIAQVEANMAYIRALLTQQNRWDLIDKS from the coding sequence GTGTCGCACCATCGCCGCTTTTCCAGGTATCTGCGCCCCGTGCTTCTGGGGGGCGTCGCCGCGTTGGCCCTTTCGGCCTGCGCGTCCAATCGTGGGCAGTTGGGCAACTCGGACTATGCGGCCCTTTCCGCCGGGCAGGCACAGGCCAGTCTGCCGGATCTCACCGAGCGTTACCGGCGCAATCCCAAGGACCGCGCCGTCGTCATTCCCTATGCCAATGCCCTGCGGGCGGCAGGACAACCCGACCAGGCCAGCGCCGCTCTCGAGCAGGCCATGCTGGCCTATCCGGGCGATCTGGCCATCTCCATCGCCTATGCCAAGGCGCTGACCGCCTCGGGCAAATTCGATCAGTCGCTTACCGTCATCGCCAATGTCATCCGGCCCGATGCGCCGGACTGGAACGCGCTTCTGGTTCAGGGCGCGACGCTTGACCAGATGGGCCAGCATGACCACGCCCGGCGCATCTACGCGCAGGCGGCGGTCATCGCCCCGGGCCAGGCCTCGATCGAGACCAATCTGGGCCTCTCCTATGCCATGACCAATGATCTGGCGCGGGCCGAACAGCATTTGCGGCGCGCCTTGCAAATGCGCGGCGCCTCGGCGCAGACCCGGCAGAACCTGGCTCTGGTCGTGGGGCTGCAGGGGCGGTTCAACGAAGCCCGCGCGTTCTATGCCGCTGACCTGCCGATTGCTCAGGTCGAAGCCAATATGGCCTATATCCGCGCGCTGCTCACCCAGCAGAACCGCTGGGACCTGATCGACAAGAGCTGA
- a CDS encoding leucyl aminopeptidase family protein: MTSPAPTPLKFVADGALDRAGLSQQQQAWAQAHGFAGQSGRLLALPDADGAVAAWLFGVGPEAGRSPFIAGRAAAGLPEGFYKMEGDVDDPTLATIAFRLGAYRFDRYRDARPVPLVALTDGADEDEVDRQVEAASLARDLINTPANDLGPEAMEKAAQDFARRNGMDIRVIAGDDLLNANFPMIHAVGRASAQAPRLIDLTWGDESHPKVTLVGKGVTFDTGGLDIKSAAGMLLMKKDMGGAANVLGLAHAIVSSGLKVRLRVLLPVVENAIAGNAFRPGDVLRSRLGLTVEIGNTDAEGRLILADALALADEEAPDLLVDMATLTGAARVALGPDLPPVYCTDAAISGQLADLGLAVEDPLWPMPLWANYDSQLASKVADINNTGSGGFAGSVTAALFLKRFVRRAGIWLHLDIFGWAPEARPGRPVGATDQGIRALHALIRDRYKG; encoded by the coding sequence ATGACCAGCCCAGCCCCCACGCCGCTCAAATTTGTCGCTGACGGTGCGCTGGACAGGGCGGGGCTGAGCCAGCAGCAGCAGGCCTGGGCACAGGCGCATGGCTTTGCCGGCCAGAGCGGGCGCCTCTTGGCGCTGCCCGATGCGGACGGCGCCGTTGCCGCCTGGCTCTTCGGCGTCGGGCCCGAGGCAGGGCGCTCGCCCTTCATTGCCGGCCGGGCTGCCGCCGGCCTGCCTGAAGGCTTCTACAAGATGGAAGGGGATGTGGATGACCCGACCCTTGCCACCATCGCCTTCCGCCTCGGGGCCTATCGTTTCGACCGTTACCGTGATGCGCGCCCCGTGCCGCTCGTCGCCTTGACCGATGGCGCCGATGAAGACGAAGTCGATCGCCAGGTCGAAGCGGCGTCCCTCGCGCGCGACCTCATCAACACCCCGGCCAATGACCTCGGTCCCGAGGCCATGGAGAAAGCGGCGCAGGATTTCGCTCGTCGCAACGGCATGGACATCCGCGTCATCGCCGGCGACGACCTGCTCAACGCCAACTTCCCCATGATCCATGCCGTGGGCCGGGCCAGCGCTCAGGCACCGCGACTGATCGACCTCACCTGGGGCGACGAAAGCCATCCCAAGGTGACGCTGGTGGGCAAGGGCGTCACCTTCGATACGGGTGGGCTCGACATCAAGTCGGCCGCCGGCATGCTGCTGATGAAGAAGGATATGGGCGGCGCCGCCAATGTGCTCGGGCTGGCCCACGCGATCGTCTCGTCCGGTCTCAAGGTGCGCCTGCGCGTGCTGCTGCCCGTGGTCGAGAACGCCATTGCCGGCAATGCCTTCCGCCCCGGCGACGTGCTGCGCTCGCGCCTCGGCCTCACCGTGGAAATCGGCAATACCGATGCCGAGGGGCGGCTGATCCTGGCCGATGCGCTGGCGCTCGCCGATGAAGAGGCTCCCGATCTGCTGGTGGACATGGCGACGCTGACCGGCGCTGCCCGCGTGGCGCTGGGTCCCGACCTGCCGCCGGTCTATTGCACCGACGCCGCCATTTCCGGGCAGCTGGCCGATCTCGGTCTTGCCGTGGAAGATCCGCTCTGGCCCATGCCGCTCTGGGCCAATTACGACAGCCAGCTCGCCTCCAAGGTCGCAGACATCAACAATACCGGCTCGGGCGGCTTTGCCGGTTCGGTGACGGCAGCCCTCTTTCTCAAGCGCTTCGTGCGCCGGGCAGGCATCTGGCTGCACCTCGATATCTTCGGCTGGGCGCCCGAAGCGCGCCCCGGCCGTCCGGTGGGCGCTACCGATCAGGGCATCCGTGCGC